From a single Maylandia zebra isolate NMK-2024a linkage group LG3, Mzebra_GT3a, whole genome shotgun sequence genomic region:
- the LOC101477839 gene encoding uncharacterized protein LOC101477839 isoform X4, whose product MAEARSEEEEESVMRDTREQVVRRQPNASRGRPDRHKPEHRHSQGPLSSIRAVIKRTSSRSTTLSEAPRDRERDRERDRERERDRDRRRPEITILSAEPLTSTSWFPGASGGFPPPPPPPAQIWGPTIPPAIQPPPTYEEVIREKTQEQVLSTSSSASASPLHPVSRVTISTQTDPGSDPDPPEPQVRRAVKPPRPPCRQPPKSSHVDDITSTASQSALAPIGSDTHISTHTQSCDLTDLGSPSTSNSGVQTDQWDQCSATVDVPPPRTSPTTSFEVPLEQPRPRPRSKPGLRPISSEVKVQTLVKLREDGLATLASRAASDPANQQVTQGKYSQELLEAFSSDEWGFPDNRGDTSGLSQSESEEGEDEDDWEDMATLKARIQAFEQQQQQQVSSESCDGNDKQSGTTKRPEPRPRPRFQGQQAKSGPPTIAPKPKNFSPGPKPSTKGFWEDGGFTAATEDSTEAPSSKPQTTAEPSLKSAPGLEPQPIKPTEKPTTTPKPQSSTETLSSAPVPAPRPPPPKLTPCLSDPKPPPRPPVTPRVSVGVSHPDKSTTDGRTTPTLTPRPLVEVGGGSQTETQTGSEATQSATNQSVKVGSSRPGVPNKPAALMAPRRASAPNLAPKPSGVSSTPLDPNPVPAKPAAAPKTSGPAPAKPPIPAPAPALRKGPVVQTKPETANTTKPNSSDPPLPPRPSSVKLLPLRPPPIKSIPGRPPPPAINSTSSGSQNPTLSKVSPAPSLSAASQVTPSQTSSSPPPSTANQTQAQKASKRGPPLPPRPKPGHPLYNSYVKQEVLIVLDDPSPSPSEHPPGENQNTTTPLINTSQCLLDLDPKPESVPNQDNQSKPALEDHSLSGSESILPVQPAELKEQPDSPPVSGPRCVALLDHEGEEEDELTFSQGDVIGLLELIGQEWGRGQIHGRIGKFPLNFTEVVEPLPTSVTELGETDKPALTDTAMTENSGIKTSQGSNSEY is encoded by the exons GTCGTCCTGACAGACATAAGCCAGAGCATCGTCACAG CCAGGGTCCTTTGTCATCTATCAGAGCCGTCATCAAGAGAA CCTCTTCCAGGTCGACCACTCTGTCTGAGGCTCCCAGAGACAGAGAGCGGGACCGGGAGAGAGACCGAGAGCgggaaagagacagagacaggag GCGTCCGGAGATCACCATCCTGTCAGCCGAGCCGCTGACCTCGACTTCCTGGTTTCCTGGAGCTTCTGGAGGGTTCCCACCTCCCCCTCCACCTCCTGCACAGATCTGGGGACCCACGATCCCTCCGGCCATACAG CCGCCTCCTACCTACGAGGAGGTGATCAGGGAGAAGACACAGGAGCAGGTTCTCTCCACTTCTTCCTCTGCCTCAGCATCCCCCTTGCATCCTGTTTCCAGAGTAACCATCTCCACGCAGACTGATCCAGGATCTGACCCTGATCCTCCAGAACCACAAG taAGAAGAGCAGTGAAACCGCCTCGGCCGCCTTGCCGCCAGCCTCCTAAATCATCTCACGTTGATGACATCACCAGCACTGCCAGCCAATCAGCGCTTGCCCCCATTGGCAGTGACACGCACATTTCCACGCACACACAGTCCTGTGACCTCACTGATCTGGGTTCACCTTCAACCTCGAACTCTGGTGTTCAGACTGACCAGTGGGATCAGTGCTCTGCTACTGTGGATGTGCCTCCTCCTCGTACTTCTCCCACCACTTCCTTTGAAGTCCCATTGGAGCAACCCAGACCACGTCCTCGTTCGAAGCCTGGCCTTCGACCAATCAGCAGCGAGGTTAAAGTTCAGACTTTGGTGAAGCTGCGGGAGGACGGTTTGGCCACGTTAGCCAGTCGTGCAGCGAGTGACCCTGCTAACCAACAAGTCACTCAAGGGAAATATTCTCAGGAGTTACTCGAGGCCTTCAGTTCAGACGAGTGGGGCTTCCCCGATAACCGCGGCGACACCAGTGGGCTGAGCCAGTCAGAGAGTGAGGAAGGGGAGGACGAGGACGACTGGGAGGACATGGCAACACTGAAAGCTAGGATACAAGCCtttgagcagcagcaacagcagcaggtgAGCAGTGAGAGCTGTGACGGTAATGACAAACAAAGCGGAACCACAAAGAGGCCCGAGCCTCGACCACGCCCTCGTTTCCAGGGGCAACAAGCCAAATCTGGCCCTCCCACGATTGCCCCCAAACCCAAAAACTTTTCACCTGGCCCTAAACCGTCCACCAAGGGATTCTGGGAAGATGGAGGTTTCACAGCAGCCACAGAGGACTCTACTGAAGCCCCCTCTTCTAAACCTCAAACAACGGCAGAACCATCACTGAAATCTGCTCCAGGCCTGGAGCCACAGCCCATTAAACCCACAGAGAAACCCACAACAACACCCAAACCCCAGTCCAGCACAGAAACCCTCTCCTCTGCTCCTGTCCCAGCCCCGCGGCCCCCTCCACCCAAGCTAACCCCCTGTCTCAGTGACCCTAAACCCCCACCCAGACCTCCAGTCACCCCCAGGGTCAGCGTGGGTGTTTCACACCCAGATAAGAGCACCACCGATGGACGCACTACCCCAACTCTAACCCCGAGGCCCTTGGTGGAAGTTGGTGGTGGATCACAGACAGAGACCCAGACTGGAAGTGAAGCGACGCAGAGCGCCACAAACCAAAGTG tGAAAGTTGGAAGTTCTCGTCCAGGCGTCCCAAACAAGCCAGCAGCACTGATGGCACCGCGCAGAGCAAGTG CCCCAAATCTGGCTCCCAAACCCTCTGGAGTCTCATCAACTCCTCTGGATCCAAACCCAGTCCCGGCCAAACCTGCAGCAGCCCCTAAAACTTCTGGACCAGCCCCAGCCAAACCCCCGATCCCGGCTCCAGCTCCGGCCTTGAGGAAGGGGCCTGTGGTCCAGACCAAACCTGAGACTGCCAACACTACAAAACCAAACTCCTCAGACCCTCCTCTGCCGCCACG TCCATCCAGTGTGAAGCTCCTCCCCCTTCGTCCACCACCAATCAAATCTATCCCCGGGCGCCCGCCGCCTCCAGCCATCAACTCCACCTCCTCAGGTAGCCAGAATCCAACTCTGTCTAAAGTTAGTCCCGCCCCTTCCCTTTCTGCTGCTAGTCAGGTGACACCTTCACAGACCAGTTCCAGTCCTCCTCcttcaacagccaatcagacacAGGCACAAAAGGCATCAAAGCGAGGACCACCTCTGCCTCCACGCCCTAAACCTGGACACCCTCTGTACAACAGCTATGTG AAGCAGGAAGTGCTGATCGTCCTGGATGACCCGAGTCCCTCGCCTTCGGAGCATCCTCCAGGCGAGAATCAGAATACCACCACCCCCCTAATCAACACATCACAGTGTCTGCTCGATCTGGACCCCAAGCCAGAGTCCGTCCCTAATCAGGACAACCAATCGAAACCTGCCCTGGAGGACCATAGCCTGTCAGGCTCAGAG TCGATTCTTCCGGTGCAGCCTGCTGAGCTGAAGGAGCAACCAGACTCTCCTCCTGTCAG CGGCCCTCGGTGCGTCGCTCTGTTGGACCAcgagggagaggaagaagacGAGCTCACCTTTTCCCAGGGTGATGTCATTGGTCTCCTGGAGCTCATCGGGCAGGAATGGGGGCGGGGCCAAATCCACGGCCGAATTGGTAAATTCCCCTTGAACTTCACAGAGGTGGTGGAGCCCCTCCCAACGTCAGTGACTGAACTGGGGGAAACTGACAAACCGGCACTGACGGACACGGCAATGACAGAAAATTCCG GAATAAAGACTTCACAGGGCTCAAACTCAGAG